The Mesoterricola silvestris sequence CGGGGGGCCTGGGCCGCCAGGGCCGAAGCGAGGATAAGGGCGGAAAGGGTACGGAGCATCACAAGCCTCATGGATACTCCTATACTAGGACATTCCACGAATCCCGCCGAACCGAGGTCTCCATGCTCACCCCCCGACAACGCCAGCACCTCAAGGCCAAGGCCCACCCCCTCAAGGCCAATGTCCACATCGGCAAGGCCGGGCTCACCGACGCGCTGGCCCAGGAACTCGACGTCATGCTCGAAAGCCTGGAACTCATGAAGCTCCGCCTCAACCAGAACACCCCCGAGGACGAAGCCAGCGCGGTGGAGGCGCTCACGGCCAAGGTCCCGGGCCTGGAGGTGGTCCGGGTCCTGGGCCACACGGTCCTGGTGTTCCGGGCCAGCCGCAACAAGCCCACCGCCTATCCCCTGCCCTGAAGGGAGACCCGGCGTGCCGTACCTGTCCTGGACCGAAGGGGGCGTCGTCAGGCGCCATGAAGTCGCCGACCCGGTGCAGCTGGGCCGGGATCCCGTGCTGTGCCCCGTGGCCCTGCCCGCCGACGTCAGCGTCTCCAGGACCCATGCCCTGGTGGCCAAGGTGGGCGGGAAATGGTGGATCCGCGACCTGGAGTCCCGCAACGGCACCCTGCTCAACGGCCTTTCGGTCTCCACGCCCATCGGGAGCGCCCTGGAGGACGGGGACGAGATCGGGCTCGGGGACTGGTGCCTGAAATTCACGGAAGGGTTCCCCGGCCTGGACGGCGTCAACTTCATCGAGGGCGTGGGCGACCTCTTCACCGAGATCAAGCCCGAGCCCGGCCAGGCCATGGTCCTCCTGCGGGCCCTGGAACTGCTGCACCGGTCCTCGGAGAGCCTCCTGGGGGAGGGCAGCTCGTACATCATGTTCCGCAGCATCCTCGCCGAGGCCCTGAAGCTCATGGGCGCCGAGCGGGGCTTCGTGGTGATGGTGAACCCGGACGGCACCTGGCAGAACCTGCACCGCGTGGGCGACGTGGAGGACCGGCTCGGCCTGTCCCACTCCGTGGTGGCCTACGTCCTCTCCCACCGCACGGGCGTGCTGAGCAATTCGCCCATGATCGACCCCCGCTTCGGGGGCGCGAGCCTGCTGGAACTCACCGTGGGGGCCGTGATGTGCGCCCCCCTGGAGGTGGGCGGCGAGATCCAGGGCGTGCTGTACCTGGACCGCGCCCAGCAGGGGAGGCCCTTCTCCCGGTTCGACCTGGCGCTGCTGCAGGCCTTCGTGCGCCAGGGCGCCGTGGCCCTTCGCCACACGGAACTGGTGCAGCGGGCCATGCGCCAGGCGGAGATCCAGGGCGAGTACCTGCGGCTGAAGACCCTGCACGAGCGCATCGTCAAGCGCATGGGCGAACTCCTGGGGGCCATGGGGTCCAGCCTCCGGTGGATCCAGAGCTACGCCGAGAGCGGCTACGGCGATCTGGCCGCGGTGCTCCGGCACCAGACCGGGCGCATCCAGCACCTGGTGGAATCGGGCCTGCAGGAAACCCTCCTGGAGGTGCCCCGGGAGACCCCCGTCTCCACCAGCCTCCAGGCCCTCCAGGAGGTGCTGGAGCCCGTGTGGCGGGACCTGCTCACCATCCGGAACATCCCCCTGACGCTGGAGGCGGTGCCCCCCGGCACCATCTGGGTGGCCGGGGACCTGGCCACCCAGGCCCTCATGGGCCTGGTGGAGCCCCTGCTCATGCGGGCCCCGGAAGGCACCACGGTGCAGGGCCGGTGGCTGGACCAGACCTCGGACTGGACCCTGCGCCTGGCCTTCTCCGCGGGCATGGCCATTCCCACCCCGGACCCCTGGACCCTCCGGACCCTGCAGGAATCGGGGATCCGCTGGCACTGGAACGACCAGGCCCTGTCCCTGGAATTCCCCAAGGACGTGCACCACACCCTGGACAGCCGGGCCATGCCCGTCCTCGGCCTGGTCACGGAGGAGATGGAGCTGGTGGGCCTCTTCGAAAGCGTGGCCCAGGCCGAGGAGCTCTCCCTCCACCTCCTGGAGGCCGAGCCGCCCCGGGCCCCCACCGAGCCCTTCAAGTACCTCGTCATCGACGCCAAGGGCACCGGGGACCCCGTGGGCACCGTGGAGGCCTACCGCCGCAACGCCAGCTTCACCACGGTGCCCATCCTGGTGGTGCGGGCCCGGGACGACCAGTTCCCCCGGTTCCTGGCCGTGGGCACCACGGATTGCCTGCCGGAGGGCTTCCGGTGGGAGACCCTCCACCACCGCCTGCAGGTGCTCCGGGGCCACGACGAGCTCCAGCGCAAGGCCCGGGCCGCGGAGAGGCTGGATTCCCTGCGCCAGATGGCCGGAACCCTCAAGCACGAGATCAACAACCCGCTGGCCGTGATCTCCATGCAGATCGAGCTGCTCGCCCGCAAATACCCCGACGAGCCCAAGCTCCAGAAGGTGATGGAGATGGTGGAGCGCATCCGGGTGCTGGTGCAGGTGCTGCAGAAGATGCGGGAGGCCTCCAGCGAGGACTACCCGGGCGGGGAGAGCATCTTCAAGCTAGGGTAGGAGCCGCACCCCCGCCTCGTCCGCGAAGCCCATGACCGGGACGTCCCCGGGCCCCGTGGGCAGGGCCGGGCAGTGCTGGACGCCGAACCCCGTGCCCAGCGTCACGACCCCGGGTCCCAGGGCCGGAAGGACGGCGTCATAGAAGCCCCTTCCGTACCCCAGCCGGTGCCCGTCCCCGGCGAAGGCCAGACCCGGCACCAGCACCAGCTGCACCGGCGGCACGGCGTGGGGCGCGGCCAGGGGCTCCTGGAGGCCCCAGGCGCCGGGGCCCAGGGGGCGCGGCCCCCAGGCCAGGGTCGGCGGGGCCTTCTCCACGATCCTCGGAAAGTGGAAGGTCCAGAACGGGTGCGCGTCCAGGAGGGGCCGCAGGTCGATCTCCGAGCCCAGGGGCCAGAAGGCGGCGACGGAATGGATGGCACGGGCTTCGCAGAAGGCCGCCAGGTGGCGGCAGGCCTGGGCGGACCACAGGGCCCGCTCGAGGGGATCGAGGCCGTCCCTCAGGGCCAGGTAGTGCCGCCTCAGCGCGGCCTTGCCGGACTCAGGCATAGACCTTGTACAGATTGTCGCGTTCCATGGGCTGGAAGCCGGCCTCGGTGATCAGACGCTCCAGCTCGGCCTTGGTGAGGGCCTGGGGCGTCTTGGCGCCGGCGAGGTGGGCGATGGACTCCTCGATGATGGTGCCGTCCAGGTCGTCGGCGCCGTACGTGAGCCCCACCTGGGCCAGCCCTTCGGTGATCATGACCCAGTAGGCCTTGATGTGCGGCACGTTGTCCAGCATCAGCCGGGCCACGGCGACCTCCCGCAGGTCCTGGTGGCCGGTGGTCTCGTGGATCTCGTAGGCCCGCCCCAGCTCGTTGTCCTCGATCTGGTAGGCCAGCGGGATATAGGCCAGGAAGCCGCCGGTGCGGTCCTGGAGCTCCCGCAGGCGCAGGAGGTGGTCCACCCGGTGGCGGGCCTCCTCGATGTGCCCGTAGAGCATGGTGCAGTTGGTGGGCAGACCCATGCGGTGGCTGAGTTCGGCCACCCGCAGCCAGGTTCCGGCGTCCTTCTTCCCGATGCAGATCTTCTCGCGGATCCCCTCGTCGAAGATCTCCGCGCCCCCGCCCGGGCAGCTCTCCAGGCCCGCGGCCATGCACCGGGAGATGAATTCCTCGATGGGGATCCCCGAGGCCCGGGCGTAGTAGTCCATCTCCACCATGGTGAAGACCTTCAGGTGCAGGTCCGGGAACCGCGCCTTGAGGCGCCGGAAGAGGTCCTCGAAGTACTCGATCTTGAGCTTGGGGTAGTGCCCGGCCACCATGTGCAGCTCCCGCACCCCCAGGTTCTCCGGCTTCTCCATCTCCCGGATGATCTCGTCGGCCGAGAGGACGTAGGCCCGCGGATCCCCCGGCCGGGCCTGGAACGCGCAGAACTGGCAGTGGGTCACGCAGATGTTCGTGTAGGAGAGGCGCCGGCTCACCACATAGTAGGTGTTCCTCCCGTGGAGCTTGAGCCGCACGAAGTGGGCCATGGCGCCGATGCCCGTGAGATCCGGGCTTTCGTAGAGCAGGAGGCCGTCGTCGAAGGTGAGCCGTTCGCCCCGTTCCACCTTCTCCGCGATGGGGAGGAGTCGGGGATCGGTGAGGTAGCTTTTCAATCCGAGGCTGAGGCTGTGCATGAACGTCTCCAGACACCAGTCTACCGGGGCCCGGGAAGGGGAACTATTTCTTGAAATACTAATCATTCCTGCCGGCCGGTTCCCCTGCGCGGCGCACCGGAATGCACCGTGAATGTTCATGGGGACGACCTATATTGAAGCTTGCGAGGTCGTCGACAGGGCCTGGATTCAAATAATCATCAATGGAGGTCGTTCGATGAAACACGCATTCATTTGGGGTTGCCGCTTGGCCCTCTTCGCCATCGGCGCGAGTTCCTTCCTCCTCCTTTGGGGCTAGGCCAAGAATCGATGGGCTGTTCTCGGTGATCTGGCCCTAGGTTTGACCTGAGGTTCTTTATCCTGATTTTTCCCCTGGATCCTGTTTATCCCCGTTTGAACTGCGCTGGGAGTTATCGCCACCTTCGGGTCAAGGACGTCGCGTAACGTGCGCTCCGACCCACCTCTGCCTTAGCCCTGCGGAAACAGGGATGAACGCCGATTGATGGGATGGAGTGGGATCCGCTCAACCTGGGACAGACCCTTCATCGCGAATTCAAGGCACCTTGGGTTTGGCGACAAGCCTTAGGCCGAAGCCCGTTTCATGACCCGGAGGGCCATGGACCAGACGACCATTCCGAAGACCGTCAGCTTGATGAGCTGCGGCCAGAAGGCCTCCATCCCGGCCCCCCGCAGGACGATGGCGCGGACGATGATGAGGAAGTGGGTGAGGGGGATGATCTGGGCCAGGCCCTGGAAGAAGAGGGGCATGCCTTCGATGGGGAAGATGTAGCCGGACAGGAAGACCATGGGCAGGAAGGTGAGGATGGCCATCTGGGTGGACTGGGCCTGGGTGTCGGCGGCGGTGGAGAGCAGGATGCCGACCCCCAGCATGGGGACGATGAAGAAGAGGGCGGTGGCGTAGAGCAGGGGCACGGAGCCGGCGATGGGCACGGCGAACAGGAGCCGCGCCGCCCCGAAGAGCACCGTCAGCTGCAGGTAGGCGACGCCGATGACGGGGATGATCTTCCCGAGGAACAGCTCGAAGGGCCGCACCGGGGTGACCATCACCTGGTCCAGGGTGCCCCGTTCCTTCTCCTTGACGATGCTGCCCGAGGCGTAGATGACGCAGGTCATGGCCAGGATCACGCCCACGAGGCCCGGGACGATGAAGTTGGGGCTTCGCAGGTTGGGGTTGTACCAGGGGCGCACCCGCAGGTCGATGGGGGGGATGGGCTGGGTGGCCTGGCCGTAGCCCATGCGCTGGAAGAGCAGGGTGGTGCCGCGCATCTGGGAGACGCCCACGGCGGTGGCGATGGCGTTGCTGGCGGTGGTGGGATTGGAGGCGTCCACCACCACCATGGCCTCGGCGGTGCCGCCGGACCTGAGCTTTCGCGCGTAGTCCGGGGGGAACCACACGCCCACCTGGGCCCGGCCCATGTCGATCTCCCGGGTGAAGGCGGCCTCGCTGTCCACGCGGCTCTTGAGATCGAAGTACTGGGTGGCCGCGAGGCCGTCCACGAAGTCGCGGCTCTCCTGGCTCCGGGATTCGTCATAGACGACGCAGGGCAGGTGCTTGACGTCGGTGTTCACCGCGAAGCCGAAGATGAGGATCTGGGCCAGGGGCATGACGAGGACGAAGCCGATGGTGAGCCGGTCCCTGCGCAGTTGGAGGAACTCCTTCCAGACCAGGGCCTTGATGCGGTTCCACATGATTCACCTCAGGCGTTGCCGCGGCCCTGGTCCACCAGGTCCACGAAGAAGTCTTCCAGGGAGGGGAGCTCGGGCTCCGCGGGCGCGAAGGGCAGGCCGAGGGAAGCCACGGCCTGGAGGAGCGCGGCGGGGTCCCCGCCTTCGGCATAGGTCAGGCGCACGGAGCGGCCCTGCAGCACCGCGGAGAGCACCCCCGGGATGGACCGGGCCGCCTCCTGCAGGCGGCGGTATTCGGGTGTGCGCAGGGCCATCACCCGCCGGCCCAGGCTGGCCTTGAGGTAGGCGGGGCTGCCGCTGGCCACGAGCCTGCCCCCCAGGATGAAGGCCAGGCGGTCGCACTGGTCGGCCTCGCCCAGGTTGTGGGTGGTGACGAGGATGGTCATGCCGTCGGCGATGAGGTCGGCCATGGCCTCCCAGAAGAGGCGCCGGCGCAGGGGATCCACCCCGGAGGTGGGCTCGTCCAGGAAGAGCACCTCCGGCTCGTGCAGGGTGGCCGCGGCCAGGGAAACCCGCTGGCGCTCGCCGGTGGAAAGGCCCGAGACCAGGTGGTCCCGCAGGGACCACACCTGCATCTCCTTCAGCCGGTGGGCGGTCTCGGCCCTCAGCCGGTCCCCGGAAAGCCCGTAGAGGCTCCCGAAGAAGGCCAGGTTCTCGCCCACGGTGAGGTCGGTGAGGAGGCTGGACTTCTGGCTCATGTAGCCCATGCGGGCCCGCACCCGCTGGCCCTCGGTGAACAGGTCCCGCCCCAGGGCGCGGGCGCGTCCCGAGGTGGGCGCCAGGACCCCGCAGAGCATGCGGATGGTGGTGCTCTTCCCGGCGCCGTTGGGGCCCAGGAACCCGAAGATCTCCCCCCGGCGGATCTCGAAGGAGACCCCGTCCACCGCCGTGAACTCCCCGAAGCGCCGGGTGAGGTCCTCCACCTGCAGGATGGGCTCACTCATGGAGGGCTCCCTCCTGGGCGCTGAGCACGTGCAGGAAATAGTCCTCCAGGGTGCTTTCGGATTCCCGCGCCGCGGCCACCCCGGGCAGGGCCCGGAGCCTCGCCAGGAGCGGCTCCATGGGCTGGTCCGGGAACCGGGCCCGCAGCACCTCGCCTTCGGCGAAGAGATCCAGGGGCGACAGGGCGGCCACCTGGGACCTTGCGAGCTTGCGGTCCGCCATGGTGAGGGCCGCCACCACGCCCCCCATCTCCTCCCGGAACCCGTCCAGGGTGCCTTCGGCCAGGATGCGCCCGCCGTCCATGAGCAGCAGGCGCAGGGCGTATTCCGCCTCGTCCATGTAGGGGGTGGAGAAGAGGATGGCCACGCCCTCGTCGTGGATGGCGTGGAGCATGGTCCAGAATTCCCGCCGGCTCACCGGGTCCACGCCCGTGGTGGGCTCGTCCAGGAGCAGGAGGCGCGGCGCGGGCAGCAGGGCCGAGCACAGCGAGAGCTTCTGCTTCATGCCGCCGGAGAGGGCCCCGGACATGCGGTCCCGGAAGCGGTCCAGGTCCACGGACGCCAGGAGGGACGCGATGCGGGGGGCGGGGTCCTTCAGGTCGTAGAGCCGGGCCTGGAGCTGGAGGTTCTCCTCCACCGTGAGGTCCGGGGAGAGGCTGAACACCTGGGGCACGTAGCTCAGGGCATGGCGGTCCGCGGCCAGGCGGATCCGGCCGCCGGTGGGGCGCTGGAGGCCCATGAGCATGCGGAAGGTGGTGGTCTTCCCGGCGCCGTCGGGGCCGATGAGGCCCACCAGGTCGCCCTCCTCCAGGGCCAGGTCCAGGCCCTCCACGGCCCGGGTGCCGTCGGGGTAGCGGCAGGCGAGTCCCGTCGTCTCCAGGAGGCGGGCCATGGTCACCTGCCCCGGGGCCTGAGCTTGACGTCCACGGCCACGCCGGGGATGAGGCCCTGGTCCCAGCCCCGGGCCAGGTGCACCTGGGCGGGGTAGACGAGGTTGATGCGCTCCTCGGCGGTCTCCACCATCTTGGGCGTGTACTCGGGCACGCTGTTCACCTCGTCCAGGGCCGCCTCGAAGGTGCGGCCGTCGAGGGTGGCCACCTGCAGGGGCATGCCCTGGGCCACCCGGGGCTGCAGGGGCTGGGGGATGTAGAGGCGCACCCACAGTTGGTCCAGGCGCGCGATGGTGAGCACGGCCTGGGAGGCGCCCACGACGCTGCCCACCTCCCGCAGGCGGTGGATCACCACGGCGTCGAAGGGCGCGCGGATCTCCAGGAAACCCTCCTGGACCCGGCTCTGGTCCAGGACGGCCCGGGCCTTGCGCGCGTCGGCCTCCGCCGCGGCGCGGTCCTCCCGGCGGAAACCCGCGCGGAGCTCCTCCAGGGCCTTCTTCTGCAGGTGCAGGGCCGCCTCGGCCCGGTCCCGGTCCGCCACGGCCTTGTCCAGGTCGGCCCGGGAGGCGATGGCGTCCTTGTGCAGGCTGGAGACGCGCTTGAGCGTATCGGCGGCCAGCGCCAGGGCGGCCTGGGCGTCCCTCACCCGGGCCTCGCCCTGGGCGATGTCCTCGGGGCGGTTCCCGGCCACGTACATGCGGTGGCGCGCCTCGGCCGAAGCCAGGCCCGCCGCGTCCCGGTCCACCGCCGGGCCCAGTTCGGCCGCGGAAAGGCGCACCAGGAGATCCCCGGCCTTCACCCGCTGGCCCTCCTTCACCTCGATGGAGACGACGGTGCCCGGCACCCGGGGCCCCAGATCCGAAAGGTAGGCCTCGACCCGGCCGTTCAGGGTGACGGCGGCGTCGCGGTGGCAGCCGAGGGCCAACAGGGCCAGCAAGGCCAGGGCGGTCATCTTCATAGGTTCTCCAGGAAGGGCAGGGGCTCCAGGGGATGGACGGCGACGCCGCGCCAGAACACGTCGAACCAGGTGCGCTCGGCCCAGGCGATGGCCTCTGGGGCCGGGATCCCCGCCAGACGCTCCGAGAAGACGGGCACCAGATCCAGGATCTCGGCCTCCATGCGGATGAGGAAAAGGCCCATCAGGAAGGGATTGAGGTCCGGCCTCAGCTCCCCGCGCCGCTGGCCCCGGCGCAGGATCGTCAGCACCGCCAGCTGCGCCGGCCGCATGCGCACCGCCAGCTGATCCGGCAGGGTCTCGGCCCCCCGGACGATCTGCCCCCGCACCATGGCCCGGAACCCCGCGCTGTCGTGCAGATGGTGGTGGAAGCTCCGCAGGGCCGTCCACAGCTTTTCCGCCGTGCTCCGGGGATCCCCCGGATTGGCCAGCCGGCGCAGATCCCGTACCAGTGGCGGAATGCGCTCCTCCAGGAGGGCCGTGAACATGGCCTCCTTGTTCTCGAAGTGATAGTAGATCAGCGAGGGATCGCACCCCGCCTCCCGGGCGATGGCCCGCAAACTGGCCCCCTCCAGCCCCTCCCGCCCGAAGACCTTCAGGGCGGCGTCCAGAAGGGTTCGGGGATCCATCTTCACGGCTTTGGGACCACGGGGGCGGGGGGTGGGCACGGCAATCCTTTATTCAACGCTCGTTGAATTATGGATCCCCACGGAGGGAATGCAACCCCTATTTCATCGAATGTTGAAATAGGGGTTTGCCGCTGGGGGGGCTCTTCCGGCAGGGCATGCCTGGGCGGTCCGAAAGGCCCACTATGCAGAGAAGGGGCCCCCTCGCGGAGGCCCCTTCCCGTTCCCGTGCGGAACCTACTCCACGGAGATGGGGATCTCGGTGGTGTAGTCCAGGGTGATCACTTCGGGCTCCTCGAAGGCGATGCGGCCCTCCTCCACTTCCTTGATGGCCACCTGGGCCCAGAAGGAGGCGAGGCGGGGAGCTTCCTGGGGCTGGCCCAGCTTGTTCATGGGGACGGTCACCTCGACCTTGGGGTAGGCGCCGCGCTGGAGCTGTTCGCAACGTTTGCCCGTGACCACGACGAACCGGTACTTGTTGGCGATCTCTTCCGGAATATGGACTACGGTGCGCTGAACGCTCATGGACTTCCCTCGAAGAGGGCAAGTCTATCAAGGAAAACGGGAGAAATCCAGGGTTAGTATGGTATTGGAGGCTGGAACATGAACATCCTGCTGGGCATCACGGGGGGGATCGCGGCGTACCGGGCCGCGGAACTGGCCCGCACCCTCACCAAGCGCGGCCACGTGGTCCGCTGCTGCCTGACCGACGCGGGATCCCGGTTCATCACGCCCCTCACCCTGGCCTCGCTCACGGGCCAGCCCTGTTTCGGGGCCAACCCGGACTACCACGAGTGGCGCCCCAATCCGGTCATCGAGCACATCGACCTGGCCCGCTGGGCGGACGTGGCCGCGGTGGTGCCCGCCACGGCCGACATCATCGGCAAGACCGCCAACGGCCTGGCCCCGGACCTGCTGTCCACCCTCCTCCTGGCCACCACGGCCAAGGTGCTCTGGGCCCCCGCCATGAACACGGCCATGTGGGCCCACCCGGCGGTGCGGGCCAACGTGGCCACCCTCAAGGGCTTCGGCCACACCATCGTGGAACCGGTGGAGGGGCTCCTGGCCTGCGGGGAGGAGGGCGCGGGCAAGCTCGCCGATATCCTGGACATCGCCGACGCCGTGGAGGCCCTGGCCGGGCCCGCCCACCCCAGCCTCCAGGGCAGGCGGATCCTCGTCACCGCCGGTCCCACCCGGGAGGACCTGGACCCGGTGCGCACCCTCACCAACCGCTCCTCGGGGGAGATGGGCGTGGAACTGGCCCGGGCCTTCCGGAATCTCGGCGCCCGGGTGGACCTGGTGCTGGGCGGCGAGCTCCCCGCCCCCTGGGGCGTGGCCACCCGCCGGGTGCGCAGCGCCGACCAGATGCTCGCGGCCTGCCGGGAGCTGTGGCCGGAGATGGACGGCCTCGTGGCCGCCGCCGCCGTGGCCGACCAGCGCCCCGAGACCTTCTCCCCCGAAAAGGTGAAAAAGGCCGAAGGCCCCGAGACCCTCACCCTGGTGCGCACCCCGGACGTCCTGGCCACCCTGGCCGCGGAGAAGCGCCCCGGGCAGTGGCTCCTGGGCTTCGCCGCCGAAAGCGAGGCGCATGTCCCCAACGCCACCGCCAAGCTCCGGAAGAAGGGCCTGGACGCCATCCTCGTGAACGACATCGGCGGCGGCAGGGCCTTCGGCCACCAGGCCAACACCCTCCTCCCCGTCACCGCCGCCGGCCCCGGGGAGCCCCTCGGACCCCTGCCCAAGGACGCCCTGGCCCAGGCCGTGGCGAATTGGTGGGGGGATAGATTGGGATAAAAAGGGGCCGGGTCCCGGAAGTTCGCCCGGGAAGGCCCGCGCAGCCAGCCTCAGCCTGGATGGACCTGGGCCCGGGGCTTCATCCCCTTCATCCTCTTCATCCCTGTTCAGCAGGGCCAAAGCCGGGGTGGGTCGAGATCCCGATCTAGATCGCGGGATCCAGCCAGGCGATGGGGTCGCTGGGCACGCCCACCACATTCCCCACCCGCACCGCCGCGGCCACGACCCAGCCTGAGGGACGACCGATCTGACGCATGTCCAGCTGAACGACGCCGCCGGGGGCCGGGAGATCCGGGCGGCTGCGTTCCAGCACCACTTCGCCCCGGGTGAGCACCTCCTGGGCGGAGGGACGGGCAGGGCCCAGGGGCAGGAGGAAGACCCGCACCTTCTCCACGCCCACGAGGCTTCCGCCCCGGGCGTCCAGAACGGGAAGGCGCACCTCCAGCACCCGGTGGGCGGTCCAGCGGATGACGCAGGGGCCGGGCGCCGCGCGGGTGCGGGGAATGGGGTCGCCCTTGCGCCCACAAGCGGCCAAGGAGAGGACCAGGAGGACTGAGATTATGGACCTTGCGGTCAGGTTTGGTAGTCTGGGGGTTCGCACTATTCTATGATGCCCCAGTTTGTGCCCGGGGCCATCCGTGAGGAAGAGGCCATGCCCGTCACCAGATTGCTCATCGCGAACCGAGGCGAGATCGCCTGCCGGATCATGCGAACCTGCCGCGAAATCGATATCCCCACCGTGGCCGTCTATTCGGATTCGGACCGGGGGGCCATGCACGTCCGCCTCGCCATCCTCTCCGTGCCCATCGGTCCCACCCCCGCCCGGGAAAGCTACATGCGCGCCGACAAGCTCATCGAGGCCTGCCGCAAGACCGGGGCGGATTCCATCCACCCGGGCTACGGCTTCATCGCCGAGGACCCCGAGGCGGTGCGGCAGATCCAGGAGGCGGGCATCACCTGGCTGGGCCCCAGCGCGGAAGTGTTGGAAAAGATGGACAACAAGATCACCGCCCGGGAAATCGCCCGGTCCGTGGGCTGCCCCGTGCTGCCCGGGATCCAGGAGACCATGGGCGACGAGGAGCTCCTGGACGAGGCAAGGAAGATGGGCTACCCCCTCATGGTCAAGCCCGTGCTGGGCCGGGACGGCAAGGGCATGCGCCTGGTGAAGACCGCCGGGGACCTGCGCCGGGCGCTGCCCCGGGTGAAGGGGGAGAGCATCTTCTCCTTCTGGGACGAGCGGGTCTACCTGGAGAAGGCCATCGTCCACCCCCGCCACGTGGAGGTGCAGATCGCCGGCGATTCCCACGGGAACTACGTCTACCTGTGGGAGCGGGAGGGCTCCGTGCAGCGGCGCTTCCAGCAGATCTGCGAGGAGGCCCCCTCCCCGGGCGTCACCCCCGAACTGCGCCGGACCCTGGGGGAGCAGGCCGTGGCCATCGCCCGGGCCGTGGGCTACGTGGGCATCGGCACGGTGGAGTTCCTCCTGGACCAGGAGGGCAACCACTACTTCCTGGAGATGACCTGCCGCATCCAGGGGGGCCACGCCGTCACGGAGTGGATCACGGGCCAGGACCTGGTGAAGTGGCAGATCGACATCGCCCAGGGCAAGAAGCTGCCCCTGACCCAGGACAAGATCCCCTTCTGGGGCCACGCCATCCAGTGCCGCATCAACGCCGAGGACGCGGACCGGGACTTCGCCCCCAGCTCGGGCCGCATCCAGTACCTGCGCTCGCCCCAGGGGCACAATCTGCGCAACGACAGCGGCGTCTACTTCGGCTGGGAGATGTCGCCCTTCTACGCCCCGCTGCTGGCCAAGATCTCCACCTGGGGCCAGACCCGCCAGGAGGCCCTGCAGCGCATGCATTCGGCCCTCATGGAGATGCGCCTGGGCGGCGTGCGCAACAACGTGGCCTTCTTCAAGACCCTCCTGGAGAACAAGCAGTTCCTCAAGGGCGACCTCCACACGGGCATCCTCGCCCACCCCTGGTGGAAGCAGAAGGCCGTGGGCCCCAGCCTCAAGTTCGCCGTGGCCGCCGCGCTCTTCGACGAACTGGAGATGGAGGAGCGCCGGGCCCAGCAGCCCACCCCCAGGAACGACTGCGTCCCCACCAGCCAGGCCTGGAAGTCCCTCAACAAGTTCAACCGGCTCTGAGGAAATCATGAAACGCACCCTAGTCGTCGCCGACGAGACCGTCGAGCTCGAGATCTAC is a genomic window containing:
- a CDS encoding HlyD family secretion protein, which gives rise to MKMTALALLALLALGCHRDAAVTLNGRVEAYLSDLGPRVPGTVVSIEVKEGQRVKAGDLLVRLSAAELGPAVDRDAAGLASAEARHRMYVAGNRPEDIAQGEARVRDAQAALALAADTLKRVSSLHKDAIASRADLDKAVADRDRAEAALHLQKKALEELRAGFRREDRAAAEADARKARAVLDQSRVQEGFLEIRAPFDAVVIHRLREVGSVVGASQAVLTIARLDQLWVRLYIPQPLQPRVAQGMPLQVATLDGRTFEAALDEVNSVPEYTPKMVETAEERINLVYPAQVHLARGWDQGLIPGVAVDVKLRPRGR
- a CDS encoding TetR/AcrR family transcriptional regulator, whose protein sequence is MDPRTLLDAALKVFGREGLEGASLRAIAREAGCDPSLIYYHFENKEAMFTALLEERIPPLVRDLRRLANPGDPRSTAEKLWTALRSFHHHLHDSAGFRAMVRGQIVRGAETLPDQLAVRMRPAQLAVLTILRRGQRRGELRPDLNPFLMGLFLIRMEAEILDLVPVFSERLAGIPAPEAIAWAERTWFDVFWRGVAVHPLEPLPFLENL
- a CDS encoding DNA-directed RNA polymerase subunit omega; its protein translation is MSVQRTVVHIPEEIANKYRFVVVTGKRCEQLQRGAYPKVEVTVPMNKLGQPQEAPRLASFWAQVAIKEVEEGRIAFEEPEVITLDYTTEIPISVE
- the coaBC gene encoding bifunctional phosphopantothenoylcysteine decarboxylase/phosphopantothenate--cysteine ligase CoaBC, with product MNILLGITGGIAAYRAAELARTLTKRGHVVRCCLTDAGSRFITPLTLASLTGQPCFGANPDYHEWRPNPVIEHIDLARWADVAAVVPATADIIGKTANGLAPDLLSTLLLATTAKVLWAPAMNTAMWAHPAVRANVATLKGFGHTIVEPVEGLLACGEEGAGKLADILDIADAVEALAGPAHPSLQGRRILVTAGPTREDLDPVRTLTNRSSGEMGVELARAFRNLGARVDLVLGGELPAPWGVATRRVRSADQMLAACRELWPEMDGLVAAAAVADQRPETFSPEKVKKAEGPETLTLVRTPDVLATLAAEKRPGQWLLGFAAESEAHVPNATAKLRKKGLDAILVNDIGGGRAFGHQANTLLPVTAAGPGEPLGPLPKDALAQAVANWWGDRLG
- a CDS encoding acetyl-CoA carboxylase biotin carboxylase subunit; the protein is MPVTRLLIANRGEIACRIMRTCREIDIPTVAVYSDSDRGAMHVRLAILSVPIGPTPARESYMRADKLIEACRKTGADSIHPGYGFIAEDPEAVRQIQEAGITWLGPSAEVLEKMDNKITAREIARSVGCPVLPGIQETMGDEELLDEARKMGYPLMVKPVLGRDGKGMRLVKTAGDLRRALPRVKGESIFSFWDERVYLEKAIVHPRHVEVQIAGDSHGNYVYLWEREGSVQRRFQQICEEAPSPGVTPELRRTLGEQAVAIARAVGYVGIGTVEFLLDQEGNHYFLEMTCRIQGGHAVTEWITGQDLVKWQIDIAQGKKLPLTQDKIPFWGHAIQCRINAEDADRDFAPSSGRIQYLRSPQGHNLRNDSGVYFGWEMSPFYAPLLAKISTWGQTRQEALQRMHSALMEMRLGGVRNNVAFFKTLLENKQFLKGDLHTGILAHPWWKQKAVGPSLKFAVAAALFDELEMEERRAQQPTPRNDCVPTSQAWKSLNKFNRL